A genomic segment from Heptranchias perlo isolate sHepPer1 chromosome 18, sHepPer1.hap1, whole genome shotgun sequence encodes:
- the LOC137334472 gene encoding putative nuclease HARBI1: MREEDCIRRLRFTKEAMTEICQLLRPQLQPQSRARTVLPLVVKVTVPLNFYGSGSFQASAGDMCKISQFAVHCCTREVRDALYEMRNRLITFPFDRDKQNERARGFVHIAGFPMVQGAIDCTHIALHAPYINSAAFVNRKDFLSLNMQLVCDHMHRIMEVDARYSGSSHNAFVIRQSNVPAIFHSAWNPRTRAEQTYSESHAATRKVVEHIIGLFKQCFRCLRHSGGFLQYSTEQVGRFVMECYMLHNRAIMRN; encoded by the exons ATGCGCGAGGAGGATTGTATCAGAAGGCTGAGATTCACCAAGGAGGCCATGACGGAGATCTGTCAGCTGCTgcggccacaactacagcctcagagcagggcaaggacagtatTGCCTTTGGTTGTGAAGGTAACCGTGCcgctgaacttctacggctcaggatcatttcaggcctctgctggcgacatgtgcaagatctcgcagtttgcagttcaCTGCTGCACAAGGGAGGTCAGAGACGCACtgtacgagatgaggaacaggttgatCACATTCCCAttcgacagagacaagcagaacgagcgagcacgggggttcgttcacattgctggcttccccatggtgcagggtgccattgactgcacgcacattgccctgcatgccccgtATATCAACTCGGCcgccttcgtcaaccgaaaggactTCCTCTCcctgaacatgcagctggtgtgcgaccacatgcatcgaatcatggaggtcgatgcccgctactctggcagcagtcacaacgccttcgtcatacggcagtccaacgtgccagctatcttccACTCGGCTTg gaacccacgcacacgtgcagagcagacCTACAGTgaaagccatgctgccacacgcaaagTCGTGGAGCACATCATAGGCCTcttcaaacaatgcttccgctgcctgcgcCATTCTGGAGGATTcctgcagtactccactgagcAGGTGGGAAGATTTGTGATGGAATGCTACATGCTGCACAACCGCGCCATCATGAGGAACTAG